The Methylobacterium currus genome contains a region encoding:
- a CDS encoding alanyl-tRNA editing protein, producing the protein MPTELLFRDDAYLREAEACIVTADETGLVLDRTVFYAQGGGQPGDRGRVVREDGTEIAILDTVYGPDKSTILHRVAPGTALPSEGEPVRLVLDWPLRHARMRVHTALHLLSVALPYPVTGGSIGDGEGRLDFDIPDAGLDKEAVTARLQAMIDQDAAVTMRWISDEELLANPGLVKTMSVKPPIGSGRVRLVAIEGLDLQPCGGTHVRRTAEIGKASVTAIEKKGKQNRRVRLSLA; encoded by the coding sequence ATGCCCACCGAACTCCTCTTCCGCGACGACGCCTATCTGCGCGAGGCCGAGGCCTGCATCGTCACGGCGGACGAAACCGGTCTCGTCCTCGACCGGACCGTCTTCTACGCGCAAGGCGGCGGCCAGCCCGGCGACCGCGGCCGTGTGGTGCGGGAGGACGGAACCGAGATCGCCATCCTCGACACGGTCTATGGTCCGGACAAGAGCACGATCCTGCACCGCGTCGCCCCGGGCACTGCCCTACCATCCGAGGGTGAGCCGGTGCGCCTCGTTCTCGACTGGCCCCTGCGCCATGCCCGCATGCGGGTGCACACGGCCCTGCACCTGCTGTCGGTCGCCCTCCCCTACCCGGTCACCGGTGGCTCGATCGGCGACGGCGAGGGCCGGCTCGACTTCGACATCCCGGATGCCGGCCTCGACAAGGAGGCGGTGACCGCCCGATTGCAGGCGATGATCGACCAGGATGCCGCCGTGACGATGCGCTGGATCAGCGACGAGGAGCTGCTGGCCAATCCCGGCCTCGTCAAGACGATGTCGGTGAAGCCACCGATCGGCAGCGGCCGGGTGCGGCTGGTGGCGATCGAAGGCCTCGACCTTCAGCCCTGCGGCGGCACCCATGTCCGTCGCACGGCTGAGATCGGCAAAGCCTCCGTCACGGCGATCGAGAAGAAGGGCAAGCAGAACCGGCGCGTGCGGCTGTCGCTGGCCTGA
- a CDS encoding ceramide glucosyltransferase codes for MTGTGIAAIICLALTVINLASLAIALRRLGRRDPAAFGLEEAPVTVVRPVCGLETYSEETLGSGFRLAYPRYELIFCVARATDPIVPLVERLIAANRHVPARLIVGDERVSDNPKLNNCIRGWDEARHDWVILADSNVLMPPDYIQRLRAAWRPSTGLVCSTPVGTRPGSFWAEVECAFLNTLQARWQYVGEALGLGFAQGKSMLWYRPLLEAKGGIRALGAEIAEDAAATKLVRAMGRKVHLVASPFAQPLGPRRAAEVWSRQLRWARLRRVTFPLFFAPEIGTGAVIPMLAAFPAAGGGLAGVAAMLGTAAAWYGAEWRLAARNGWPRSWRWPLACLARDLLFIPIWLAAWVARDIVWRGNAMDIRAKPARLGADAPATVP; via the coding sequence ATGACCGGTACCGGCATCGCCGCCATCATCTGCCTCGCCCTCACGGTGATCAACCTCGCGAGCCTCGCGATCGCGCTTCGCCGCCTCGGCCGGCGCGATCCGGCGGCGTTCGGGCTTGAGGAGGCCCCGGTGACGGTGGTGCGACCGGTCTGCGGCCTGGAGACCTACAGCGAGGAGACGCTGGGCTCAGGGTTCCGCCTCGCCTATCCGCGCTACGAGCTGATCTTCTGCGTCGCCCGCGCCACCGACCCGATCGTGCCGCTGGTCGAGCGGCTGATCGCCGCGAACCGGCACGTGCCCGCGCGGCTGATCGTCGGCGACGAGCGGGTGAGCGACAACCCGAAGCTCAACAATTGCATCCGCGGCTGGGACGAGGCGCGCCACGACTGGGTCATCCTGGCCGATTCGAACGTGCTGATGCCGCCGGACTACATCCAGCGCTTGCGCGCCGCCTGGCGGCCGAGCACCGGCCTCGTCTGCTCGACGCCGGTCGGCACGCGGCCGGGCAGCTTCTGGGCCGAGGTCGAGTGCGCCTTCCTCAATACCCTCCAGGCGCGCTGGCAATATGTCGGCGAGGCCTTGGGCCTCGGCTTCGCGCAGGGCAAGAGCATGCTCTGGTACCGCCCGCTGCTGGAGGCGAAAGGAGGTATCCGGGCGCTCGGCGCCGAGATCGCCGAGGACGCCGCCGCCACCAAGCTGGTGCGGGCGATGGGCCGCAAGGTCCACCTCGTCGCCTCGCCCTTCGCCCAGCCCCTCGGGCCGCGCCGCGCCGCCGAGGTGTGGTCGCGCCAGCTGCGCTGGGCGCGCCTGCGCCGCGTCACCTTCCCGCTGTTCTTCGCCCCCGAGATCGGCACCGGCGCGGTGATCCCGATGCTGGCGGCCTTTCCGGCCGCGGGCGGGGGCCTCGCCGGCGTCGCGGCGATGCTCGGGACGGCCGCCGCCTGGTACGGCGCCGAGTGGCGGCTCGCCGCCCGCAACGGCTGGCCGCGCTCCTGGCGCTGGCCGCTCGCCTGCCTCGCCCGCGACCTCCTGTTCATCCCGATCTGGCTCGCCGCCTGGGTCGCCCGCGACATCGTCTGGCGCGGCAACGCCATGGACATCCGCGCCAAGCCCGCCCGCCTCGGCGCCGACGCCCCGGCGACGGTTCCATAA
- a CDS encoding prolyl oligopeptidase family serine peptidase translates to MSLPPHSPTPDSRPTLQAPDHDPHLWLEEIDGERALAWVEAQNADTLAAYADGRTAADRDGLKAALDRPDKIPGVTRRGGLLYNLWQDAEHPRGLWRRTTQDEYRKPEPTWDVLLDLDALARDEGEDWVWSGAASLPGSHARALVQLSRGGGDATVVREFDLPERRFVEGGFTLPEAKSIPVWLDPDTLLLASPLGGPEHATPAGYARTVRLWRRGTDPLAAPVIFSAGPTSMVAYGYPDREAAPERLVFVERTGFFDGTVDLGDRSGPKTRLDIPTDADAHWHRGSLAIRTRTPWEVGGTTHPADSVLGIGLDAFLAGDRNFQVLFSPGPRRALQGFFWTGGQLVISVLDDLKAVFPVFTPSAGGWAESRVAGLPELGVVSVWSMDGEEEESNGDLLVAANDPVTPSTLLTTRPGLAAPTLLKQAPALFEADGLVVTRHEALSSDGERIPYVQAGPPAETGEAPVHLSGYGGFQVTNLAGYSAVLGRLWLAKGGTRVVANLRGGGEFGTRWHEAGRREGKALTHDDFAAVAADLVRRGVTRPGRIAAEGGSNGGLLIANMLTRYPERFGALFCTVPLIDMRRYTKLLAGASWIAEYGDPDKPEDWAFLQHISAYHVAEAGKPYPPILIATTRRDDRVHPGHARKMAAKLQALGYPARFYEPEAGGHSHGKNSAETAAFAALGAAFLRRAIGWEPEVAGT, encoded by the coding sequence ATGTCTCTGCCCCCCCATTCGCCGACCCCCGATTCCCGCCCGACCCTCCAGGCTCCCGACCACGATCCCCATCTCTGGCTCGAGGAGATCGACGGGGAGCGGGCGCTCGCCTGGGTCGAGGCGCAGAACGCCGACACGCTCGCGGCCTATGCCGACGGACGCACCGCCGCCGACCGCGACGGCCTGAAGGCCGCCCTCGACCGGCCGGACAAGATCCCGGGCGTGACCCGGCGCGGCGGTCTCCTCTACAACCTGTGGCAGGATGCCGAACATCCCCGCGGCCTGTGGCGGCGCACGACGCAGGACGAGTACCGCAAGCCCGAGCCCACCTGGGACGTGCTCCTCGACCTCGATGCGCTCGCCCGCGACGAGGGCGAGGACTGGGTGTGGAGCGGCGCCGCGAGCCTGCCGGGCAGCCACGCCCGCGCCCTGGTCCAGCTCTCCCGGGGCGGCGGCGACGCGACCGTGGTGCGCGAGTTCGATCTGCCCGAGCGCCGCTTCGTCGAGGGCGGCTTCACGCTGCCGGAAGCCAAGAGCATCCCGGTCTGGCTCGATCCCGACACGCTGCTGCTCGCCAGTCCCCTCGGCGGCCCGGAGCACGCGACGCCCGCAGGCTATGCCCGCACCGTGCGGCTGTGGCGGCGCGGCACCGACCCGCTTGCAGCCCCGGTGATCTTCTCCGCCGGCCCCACCAGCATGGTCGCCTACGGCTACCCGGACCGCGAGGCGGCGCCGGAGCGCCTGGTCTTCGTCGAGCGCACCGGCTTCTTCGACGGCACGGTCGATCTCGGCGACCGCTCCGGGCCGAAGACCCGCCTCGACATCCCGACCGATGCCGACGCCCATTGGCACCGCGGCTCCCTCGCCATCCGCACCCGCACCCCGTGGGAGGTGGGCGGCACGACCCACCCGGCCGACAGCGTGCTCGGCATCGGGCTCGACGCCTTCCTGGCCGGGGACAGGAACTTCCAAGTCCTGTTCTCCCCCGGCCCGCGCCGGGCGCTGCAGGGCTTCTTCTGGACCGGCGGGCAGCTCGTCATCTCGGTCCTCGACGACCTGAAGGCGGTGTTCCCGGTCTTCACCCCTTCGGCGGGCGGGTGGGCGGAGAGCCGCGTCGCCGGCCTGCCGGAGCTCGGCGTCGTCAGCGTGTGGTCGATGGACGGCGAGGAGGAGGAATCGAACGGCGACCTCCTGGTGGCCGCCAACGACCCCGTCACCCCCTCGACCCTGCTGACCACGCGGCCCGGCCTCGCCGCCCCGACGCTCCTGAAGCAGGCCCCTGCCCTGTTCGAGGCCGACGGCCTGGTGGTGACGCGGCACGAGGCTTTGTCGAGCGACGGCGAGCGCATCCCCTACGTCCAGGCCGGCCCTCCGGCTGAGACCGGCGAGGCCCCGGTGCACCTCTCCGGCTATGGCGGCTTCCAGGTCACGAACCTCGCCGGCTATTCGGCGGTGCTCGGCCGGCTCTGGCTCGCCAAGGGCGGCACCCGGGTGGTGGCCAATCTCCGCGGCGGCGGCGAGTTCGGCACCCGCTGGCACGAGGCCGGACGGCGCGAGGGCAAGGCCCTCACCCACGACGATTTCGCCGCGGTGGCCGCCGACCTGGTGCGCCGCGGCGTGACGCGGCCCGGCCGCATCGCGGCCGAGGGCGGCTCGAATGGTGGGCTCCTCATCGCCAACATGCTGACGCGCTATCCGGAGCGCTTCGGCGCGCTGTTCTGCACCGTGCCGCTGATCGACATGCGGCGCTACACCAAGCTTCTGGCCGGCGCGAGCTGGATCGCCGAGTACGGCGACCCGGACAAGCCGGAGGACTGGGCCTTCCTCCAGCACATCTCCGCCTACCACGTGGCGGAGGCCGGAAAGCCCTACCCGCCGATCCTGATCGCCACGACGCGGCGCGACGACCGGGTGCATCCGGGCCATGCCCGCAAGATGGCAGCGAAGCTCCAGGCCCTCGGCTACCCCGCCCGCTTCTACGAGCCCGAGGCCGGCGGCCATTCCCACGGCAAGAACAGCGCCGAGACCGCCGCCTTCGCGGCTTTGGGCGCCGCCTTCCTGCGCCGGGCGATCGGCTGGGAGCCGGAGGTGGCCGGGACCTGA
- a CDS encoding L,D-transpeptidase — translation MRAAAALLVTLCVAGASVGATEARAGILIRVDKTTQRMTVTRDGQTLYDWPVSTGMTGYTTPRGAFSPSRMVVDYRSREWDDAPMPHAIFFTGRGHAIHGSSHTGRLGTPASHGCVRLAPGKAATLYALVKAEGMGNTRVVIGGDETAVAGRATARREAGMRRERLDEEGFVQAPRVARRRSTDPWSDGGWQPVGATYPSAYGATYYSYGPSY, via the coding sequence ATGCGCGCCGCAGCAGCTCTCCTCGTCACCCTCTGCGTGGCGGGGGCCAGCGTCGGGGCCACCGAGGCGCGGGCCGGGATCCTGATCCGGGTCGACAAGACGACCCAGCGCATGACCGTGACCCGGGACGGGCAGACGCTCTACGACTGGCCGGTCTCCACCGGCATGACCGGCTACACCACGCCGCGGGGCGCCTTCTCGCCCTCGCGCATGGTGGTCGATTACCGCTCGCGCGAGTGGGACGACGCGCCGATGCCGCACGCGATCTTCTTCACCGGGCGCGGCCACGCCATCCACGGCAGCAGCCATACCGGCCGCCTCGGCACCCCCGCCTCGCACGGCTGCGTGCGCCTCGCCCCGGGCAAGGCCGCGACCCTCTATGCCCTCGTCAAGGCGGAGGGCATGGGCAACACGAGGGTGGTGATCGGCGGCGACGAGACCGCCGTCGCCGGCCGGGCGACGGCGCGCCGGGAGGCCGGGATGCGTCGGGAGCGCCTCGACGAGGAGGGTTTCGTGCAGGCCCCCCGCGTCGCGCGTCGCCGCTCCACCGATCCGTGGAGCGACGGCGGCTGGCAGCCGGTGGGGGCGACCTACCCCTCGGCCTACGGGGCGACGTACTATTCCTACGGTCCGTCGTACTGA
- a CDS encoding S49 family peptidase → MPFRPLTALRAFLPERWARRHPVVPVVRLSGAIGAVSPLRAGLSLGACAPALERAFGMKGIRAVALVINSPGGSAAQSHLIFRRIRALAAEAGVPVLAFVEDVAASGGYMIACAADEIFCDPSSLVGSIGVVSAGFGFTGLIERLGVERRVHTAGRAKAMLDPFRPENPDDVARLKTIQADVQAMFTELVRSRRPALTGDPDELFSGAVWTGRQGLALGLVDGHGDVRSVLRARFGDNLKLPVVEQVRGGLLARLLRRREPGAVGLAAIEGALFALDERAAFARYGL, encoded by the coding sequence ATGCCGTTCCGGCCCCTCACCGCCCTGCGCGCCTTCCTGCCCGAACGTTGGGCTCGCCGTCACCCGGTGGTGCCGGTCGTGCGCCTGAGCGGCGCCATCGGGGCGGTCTCGCCCCTGCGGGCCGGCCTCTCGCTCGGCGCCTGCGCCCCGGCGCTGGAGCGGGCCTTCGGCATGAAGGGGATCCGGGCGGTGGCGCTCGTCATCAACTCGCCCGGCGGCTCGGCGGCGCAGTCGCACCTGATCTTCCGCCGCATCCGGGCCCTCGCCGCCGAGGCCGGGGTGCCGGTCCTCGCCTTCGTGGAGGACGTCGCGGCCTCCGGCGGCTACATGATCGCCTGCGCGGCGGACGAGATCTTCTGCGACCCCTCGTCCCTCGTCGGCTCGATCGGGGTGGTCTCGGCGGGGTTCGGCTTCACCGGGCTGATCGAGCGCCTCGGCGTCGAGCGCCGGGTTCACACCGCGGGCCGGGCCAAGGCGATGCTCGATCCGTTCCGGCCGGAGAACCCGGACGACGTCGCGCGCCTGAAGACCATCCAGGCCGACGTGCAGGCGATGTTCACGGAGCTGGTCCGGAGCCGCCGGCCCGCCCTCACGGGCGACCCCGACGAGCTTTTTTCCGGAGCGGTCTGGACCGGGCGCCAGGGCCTGGCGCTCGGCCTCGTCGACGGTCACGGCGACGTCCGCTCGGTCCTGCGCGCCCGCTTCGGCGACAATCTCAAGCTGCCCGTCGTCGAGCAGGTCCGCGGCGGCCTCCTGGCGCGGCTGCTGCGCCGGCGCGAGCCGGGGGCGGTCGGTCTCGCGGCGATCGAGGGCGCGCTCTTCGCCCTCGACGAGCGCGCGGCCTTCGCCCGCTACGGATTGTAG
- a CDS encoding HD domain-containing phosphohydrolase: MDVLVIDDSQAVLTQIKRLLEQDRQTVTSIFRNPILALDEARMRAFDLVLVDYNMPEMDGVTVIRQLRGIAHYAQVPVVMITSEVSDAVRLAALDAGATDFLDKRIGRVELQVRLRNLVRLAKAVRRLDDQASWLAGEVEKAVRTLREREAEIIFRLSLAVEYRDNDTGDHTWRVARYSQIMAEALGLDADLCRRVYLAAPLHDVGKVAIPDGVLLKPGRLDEDEFALIRTHAAIGKRILGGSNCELIGLAAEIAESHHERWDGGGYPQGLSGEAIPLAARIVAVADVFDALTTRRPYKAAMPLDRARACIEAESGRHFDPACVAAFLSRWDDIVTVGAGAAAPLRDVPFRIEPWARVPSLPREVPAGAAPREDEAA; the protein is encoded by the coding sequence ATGGACGTACTCGTCATTGACGACAGCCAGGCGGTGCTGACTCAGATCAAGCGGCTGCTGGAGCAGGACCGGCAGACGGTCACCTCCATCTTCCGGAATCCGATCCTGGCGCTCGACGAGGCGCGGATGCGCGCCTTCGACCTCGTGCTGGTCGACTACAACATGCCCGAGATGGACGGAGTGACCGTCATCCGCCAGCTGCGGGGGATCGCGCACTACGCGCAGGTGCCGGTCGTGATGATCACCAGCGAGGTGAGCGACGCGGTGCGCCTCGCCGCCCTCGATGCGGGGGCCACCGACTTCCTCGACAAGCGCATCGGCCGCGTCGAGCTCCAAGTCCGGCTGCGCAACCTGGTGCGGCTGGCCAAAGCCGTGCGCCGCCTCGACGACCAGGCCTCCTGGCTCGCCGGCGAGGTCGAGAAGGCGGTGCGCACCTTACGCGAACGCGAGGCCGAGATCATCTTCCGCCTCTCGCTGGCGGTCGAATACCGGGACAACGACACCGGCGACCATACCTGGCGCGTCGCCCGCTACAGCCAGATCATGGCCGAGGCACTGGGCCTCGACGCCGATCTGTGCCGCCGCGTCTATCTCGCGGCCCCGCTCCACGACGTCGGCAAGGTGGCGATCCCCGATGGCGTGCTGCTCAAGCCCGGCCGCCTCGACGAGGACGAATTCGCGCTGATCCGCACCCATGCGGCGATCGGCAAGCGCATCCTGGGCGGCAGCAATTGCGAATTGATCGGCCTCGCGGCGGAGATCGCCGAATCCCACCACGAGCGCTGGGATGGGGGCGGCTATCCGCAAGGATTGTCCGGCGAGGCGATCCCGCTCGCCGCCCGGATCGTCGCCGTCGCCGACGTGTTCGACGCGCTGACCACCCGGCGCCCCTACAAGGCGGCGATGCCCCTCGACAGGGCGCGGGCCTGCATCGAGGCGGAGAGCGGCCGCCACTTCGACCCGGCCTGCGTCGCCGCGTTCCTGTCGCGCTGGGACGACATCGTGACGGTCGGCGCCGGCGCCGCCGCGCCCCTGCGCGACGTCCCGTTCCGGATCGAGCCCTGGGCCCGGGTGCCGTCACTCCCCCGGGAGGTCCCCGCGGGAGCCGCACCGCGCGAGGACGAGGCGGCCTGA